The region CGAGGTGGTCGGTCCCTGGGGACACTTGGTCAGCCCACGACTTGTTCTGGCGACGGGGGGGAAGAGTGTTCCCAAGACCGGAAGCGATGGACATGGGCTGGAACTGGCCAAGCGATTAGGGCACGAGATCACCTCAACTATTTATCCCGCACTCGTTCCTTTGCAACTGACCGACGGCGCACCACTGACGCGTCTTTCCGGAATTGCCCTGCCGGCGCGACTGCAGCTGAGTGAAACGAGCGGCAAGCGGATCGAGACCATTTCAGGCGATTTGCTGCTGACCCACAAAGGGCTTTCCGGCCCTGCGGTGCTGGACATGAGCCGCCACTGGATTGCTGCCTCGGCAGATAGGGCCGTTCGTCTGACGGCCAACTGGTTGCCAGAGACCGACGAAGAAACGGTTCAAGCCGATCTGCTGGACCTCGGCAAGCGTTCTGTGCGGGCCTATCTTCGCGAACGTCTGCCGGATCGCTTGGCGGAGTTGCTGTTGGAAGTCGCGGAAGTGCCCTTGGATCAAACAGGCGTCGACTTGACGAAGCACCAGCGAAAGAACCTGGTCACGGCTGTTTGTAGCTTTCCACTGGATGTTCAAGGAACGCTGGGATTCAAAGTGGCCGAAGTCACGGCCGGTGGTGTGCCCCTTTCGCAGATCGACTTGAAGACGATGCAATCTCGCTTGGTCCCGGGGCTGCACTTTTGCGGTGAGATCTGCGATGTCGACGGACGCATTGGTGGCTTCAACTTTCAATGGGCATGGTCCAGCGGCTACGTCGCAGGCGTTTCTGTTTAAATTCCCGGTGACGCAGGACGTTGGTAGTCGATAGAATAGGTGGATTCCCCGTCGATTTGCTGCCTGAGGACCTCCACTGATGCGTAACCTGCTCTCCGTTTTGTTTTGTCTGGCACTGTTGGGCAGTCTTTCTATCGGATGCAGTTCCAGCGATTCACCCGCGGTCGATAACGCAGCCGGTCAGGCCCCCACGCAAGATCAAATGGCCACCGAAGCCATGCTGGTCAACGCTGGGGCTCGGGTCGAGAAAGATGGCAACGGTGCGGTCGTGCTCGTTGACTTCTCTGGCAAGCCGATCGACGACAACCTGATGAAGCGGATCGGCACGCTACCACAGTTGCAAAAGCTTTTGCTGCGGGGATGTGCGATCAACAACGCGATGCTGGAAAGGCTTGGTTCGCCGAAAGAACTGCAAGTGCTCGACCTTCGCGAAACGCAAGTCACCGGGGAAGCACTCGCACAAATCGCCATGTGCTCGAAGCTGAAGAATCTGCAATTTCGCGGCAACTCGATCACCGATCCCGACGTTCGTCTGCTCGGCAAATTGACACAACTGAAAGTGCTTGGACTCGACGAGACAGCCGTCCAGGGCGACACCTTCGATCACCTGTCAGGCCTCATCCAGTTGGA is a window of Bremerella sp. TYQ1 DNA encoding:
- a CDS encoding NAD(P)/FAD-dependent oxidoreductase — encoded protein: MNELNASEHADVAIVGGGAAGLLAAIWAGRTEPKRRIVILDGAKRLGAKILIAGGGRCNVTNEKVTPKDFWGSSPNAIKKVLGRLTQPQTIEFFAELGVKLKREPTGKLFPTTDKAKTVLEALLGEVERLGIEICLGHRVENIKAVTNDSGETTFEVVGPWGHLVSPRLVLATGGKSVPKTGSDGHGLELAKRLGHEITSTIYPALVPLQLTDGAPLTRLSGIALPARLQLSETSGKRIETISGDLLLTHKGLSGPAVLDMSRHWIAASADRAVRLTANWLPETDEETVQADLLDLGKRSVRAYLRERLPDRLAELLLEVAEVPLDQTGVDLTKHQRKNLVTAVCSFPLDVQGTLGFKVAEVTAGGVPLSQIDLKTMQSRLVPGLHFCGEICDVDGRIGGFNFQWAWSSGYVAGVSV
- a CDS encoding leucine-rich repeat domain-containing protein, which encodes MRNLLSVLFCLALLGSLSIGCSSSDSPAVDNAAGQAPTQDQMATEAMLVNAGARVEKDGNGAVVLVDFSGKPIDDNLMKRIGTLPQLQKLLLRGCAINNAMLERLGSPKELQVLDLRETQVTGEALAQIAMCSKLKNLQFRGNSITDPDVRLLGKLTQLKVLGLDETAVQGDTFDHLSGLIQLEELYLFGTPFTEANLVKLAPFTKLKRIRLRGTKINGDGFEQLAGLTALQDLDVSETNFSDAAVEHLSPYDGLKKLNLWATKITDAAVPKVAELTSLEWLNLDRNAIGDANIEALTKLDGVTWLHLGSTSLSNDGLQKLAPMTQLKTLIVTRTAVTDEGANALAMKLPNTEIQHVYMPEN